In Rhizophagus irregularis chromosome 26, complete sequence, one genomic interval encodes:
- a CDS encoding uncharacterized protein (SECRETED:cutsite_TTA-DI; SECRETED:prob_0.4428); SECRETED:SignalP(1-25): protein MRILLGNFLLIFAIILCSYTLYTTADIRVLSHNEQIDYGQTLPRIWDSKSYDDGTMVVRIVRKNVTTSINNYLCFHEMLSLRIINTDGTVVEKDLKLDIQPLNYCAFQMVSGGIWLEYMKYVLIRKNQIFIAYYDATDINNPSTYVEWGMVIDYDGNVLSRTNIGLPFVNNTLQIIIPNDQFVLNINREKGFMRYGTGQNNNIEWQQFRVEPDGSITKLTFGELANEGEGIISAIAIRTVDEGYAIAFANTTTAFNATNPLLPQGQLFILPIAYGQNPGNPLLLYQTPVPNLVFVSLICDIAFSGVGQVCTLTALQSNPTGNLPPNTFYIKINFLSSGSVTSFRVINRILPVENVNVVWAVNSLAFGGYLLTNTVTAPTGPSMYGYLFDEDNTDPINWEFPEPQPIGIKGVYQILPNNTLLVSQVENSNSWQFQVIDLPKFDGNRDNGYFNLNVESTVPAIKTTINPNIQNITINFYDPVELSNGLLSIYQLIDNKPYLRQSISQSSCKLENGGKTVNANILGSTFSVSNGNYFIKMDNGFVVDKSYKEPLLGIRDNVWNFNIEPKKDPFAPSTTGLLRLSPEGTSYFDSLSQEQQTNFFNTLLNDLSNAVPVPRPRLTSNEKTQLDLTVNEKQYLISIGIKETNDENDLSVVTVVNNINTMVKNKAQTPIGSGMATRYLDQVYGFNPSPNLWEKYKYRLLGVFLIIGLLIVLFLFAQRRDSNGNNIAILQLGLIIFDLVLDVAFVSSNARDVPVLYIPSVVFVTLPIGLNTILAFYIITQENTRPKFFQWFTAHGKVASVFTVLAGADIEALNILHSNLAGFPFFRAPFSDEAKSKIFWGACINIFIEDVPQVIIQILYRKFTVSYDNIIPLLTLISSAVNLTINIIGRLYQATNRLRHSNGSQGSNDDDTDDFGGLVAASSDASSNKKDLERLEEGENVSREIGNPESSQNYLGDVLKLDKNDEKLGLDAVLNKSYNASNGNLGNDQNKNKGMTFLKRMVSRKE from the exons atgcgaataTTACTAgggaattttttattaatttttgcgaTTATCTTATGTtcatatacattatatacaaCAGCAGATATAAGAGTTCTTTCACATAATGAACAAATTGATTATGGACAAACATTACCTCGTATATGGGATTCAAAATCATATGATGATGGTACAATGGTAGTAAGAATAGTTAGAAAAAATGTAACaacatcaattaataattatctttGTTTTCATGAAATGCTTTcattaagaattattaatactgACGGAACAGTGGtggaaaaagatttaaaattagatattcAACCACTTAATTATTGTGCTTTTCAAATGGTTAGCGGTGGCATATGGTTAgaatatatgaaatatgttttaattagAAAGAATCAAATTTTCATTGCTTATTATGATGCAACGGATATTAATAATCCTTCTACATATGTTGAATGGGGAATGGTAATTGATTATGATGGTAATGTATTAAGTCGAACAAATATCGGATTACCATTTGTTAACAATACTTTGCAAATAATTATACCAAATGATCAATTTgtacttaatattaatagagAAAAAGGATTTATGAGATATGGTACAggtcaaaataataatatagaatgGCAACAATTTAGAGTTGAACCTGATGGATCAATTACAAAGTTAACTTTTGGAGAACTTGCTAATGAAGGTGAAGGAATTATATCAGCTATAGCTATACGTACAGTTGATGAAGGTTACGCCATTGCTTTTGCAAATACTACAACAGCTTTTAATGCAACTAATCCATTATTACCGCAAGGtcaattattcattttacctATTGCATATGGTCAAAATCCTGGTAATCCTTTATTACTTTATCAAACTCCTGTTCCAAATTTAGTTTTTGTTTCCTTAATTTGTGATATCGCATTTTCTGGAGTTGGTCAAGTTTGTACTTTAACTGCTTTACAATCGAATCCTACCGGAAATTTACCAcctaatactttttatattaaaattaatttcttatctTCTGGTTCTGTTACATCTTTTCGCGTTATCAATAGAATACTTCCTGTCGAAAATGTAAATGTGGTCTGGGCAGTAAATAGTTTAGCTTTTGGTGGTTACCTTTTAACAAATACTGTTACTGCTCCTACTGGTCCATCTATGTATGgatatttatttgatgaaGATAATACTGATCCTATTAATTGGGAATTTCCTGAACCTCAACCTATAGGCATAAAAGGtgtatatcaaatattaccaaataataCTCTTTTAGTTTCTCAAGTTGAAAATTCTAATTCTTGGCAATTCCAAGTAATTGATTTACCAAAATTTGATGGAAATAGAGATaatggatattttaatttaaatgtagAATCAACTGTTCCTGCAATTAAAACTACTATAAATCcgaatatacaaaatattacaattaatttttatgatccAGTAGAATTATCTAATGGTTTATTGtctatttatcaattaattgataataaaccTTATTTACGTCAAAGCATTTCTCAATCATCATGTAAATTGGAAAATGGTGGTAAAACCGTTAATGCAAACATATTAGGAAGTACTTTTAGTGTATCTaatggaaattattttattaagatgGACAATGGTTTCGTTGTAGATAAGTCATATAAAGAACCTTTATTAGGTATAAGAGATAATGTTTggaattttaatatagaacCAAAAAAAGATCCTTTTGCTCCTTCGACGACTGGTTTATTACGTTTGTCCCCTGAGGGTACAAGTTATTTTGATAGTTTATCTCAGGAACAACAaaccaatttctttaatactttattaaacgATTTATCTAATGCTGTTCCCGTACCTCGTCCACGTCTCACTAGTAATGAAAAAACTCAATTAGATCTTACTGTAAATGAAAAGCAGTATTTAATTTCTATTGGTATTAAAGAAactaatgatgaaaatgatttaaGTGTTGTGACcgttgttaataatattaatactatgGTTAAGAATAAAGCTCAAACTCCAATTGGTAGTGGTATGGCAACTCGGTACTTGGATCAAGTATATGGCTTCAATCCTTCAC cGAATTTGTGGGAAAAATATAAGTACAGATTATTAGGCGTTTTCTTAATTATTGGACTTTTGATTGTTTTATTCTTATTCGCTCAAAGAAGAGATAGCAAT GGTAATAACATTGCTATTTTACAActtggtttaattattttcgaTTTGGTTTTGGATGTTGCTTTTGTAAGTAGTAACGCCAGAGACGTTCCTGTACTTTATATACCAAG tgtcgTGTTTGTAACATTGCCAATAGgattaaatacaatattagctttttatattataacacAAGAAAATACAAgaccaaaattttttcaatggtTCACGGCTCATGGAAAAGTTGCAAGCGTATTTACTGTATTAGCTGGTGCTGATATCGAagcattaaatattttacattcaaATTTAGCCGGTTTTCCATTTTTCAGAGCTCCTTTTTCCGATGAAgctaaatcaaaaatattttgggGTGCTtgtataaacatttttattgaGGATGTTCCTCAAGTAATCATTCAg attttatatagaaaatttactgtatcttacgataatattattcccttacttacattaatttcttcagccgtaaatttaacaataaatataataggtAGATTATATCAAGCAACAAACCGTTTGAGACATTCAAATGGTTCACAAGGatctaatgatgatgatacgGATGATTTTGGTGGTTTAGTAGCTGCTTCAAGTGATGCAAGcagtaataaaaaagatttagaaagaTTAGAAGAAGGTGAAAATGTCTCAAGAGAAATAGGTAATCCTGAATCTTCACAAAATTATTTGGGCGATGTACTAAAATTGGacaaaaatgatgaaaaattaggACTTGATGccgtattaaataaatcttataaTGCTAGTAATGGTAATTTAGGTAATGATCAAAATAAGAACAAGGGTATGACTTTCCTGAAAAGGATGGTTAGTAGGAAGGAATag
- a CDS encoding uncharacterized protein (SECRETED:cutsite_SSA-EP; SECRETED:prob_0.7650); SECRETED:SignalP(1-23) gives MKKFTSLTFLAVTLLFFIAVSSAEPFFNKRTNVCPQQYKRDILGKRTNVKKCPCALASATFEGKATGYIVLAQDECGSTTITGFFSKGLDDPQQNNYTFAIADDCGKIIEKLGSLDAVFSDGGTKPFSQKFDNFNLNCDKSGILLLKSAKLSKRTYCQNQNYKRAPTNTQFNIYSNGGFYSGSNVNSF, from the coding sequence atgaaaaaatttacatcTTTAACCTTTTTGGCTGTTACACTCCTTTTTTTCATTGCTGTTTCATCAGCTgaacctttttttaataaacgaACTAACGTTTGTCCACAACAATATAAGAGAGATATTTTGGGTAAACGAACTAATGTCAAGAAATGTCCTTGCGCTCTCGCCTCAGCAACTTTCGAAGGTAAAGCTACGGGTTACATAGTCTTGGCACAAGATGAATGTGGTTCAACTACGATTACTGGATTTTTCAGTAAAGGTCTCGATGATCCACAACAGAATAATTACACTTTCGCAATCGCCGATGATTGtggtaaaattattgaaaaactaGGTTCTTTGGATGCAGTATTCTCTGATGGTGGTACCAAACCTTTCTCACAAAAATTCGATAACTTCAATCTTAACTGCGACAAGAGTGGTATCCTATTGCTTAAATCCGCTAAATTATCCAAGCGTACTTACTGCcagaatcaaaattataagcGTGCTCCAACTAACACacaattcaatatttatagtaatggTGGCTTCTATTCTGGTTCAAATGTTAactcattttaa